From a region of the Micropterus dolomieu isolate WLL.071019.BEF.003 ecotype Adirondacks linkage group LG21, ASM2129224v1, whole genome shotgun sequence genome:
- the areg gene encoding amphiregulin, producing the protein MNPLALTCLLCFVCSALGAQGSEATFSSELAGVTGGPASGEGLQSLQSDDEELEIDEELSGGDNENVSLHELHPNKDEKKKKKGKGKKRNRQKAKSTTPLNPEHTFFTNGYTSTYSTTEDPCTSTHLGYCIHGYCKYIEGLQEPVCICMKGYDGERCGIQTLETSKTQPDNSNISELVQTVLVIIAVVLSVISCTAILLMTCAHYRSHKNFLASYLGTGTELEKLQKPIGDVVV; encoded by the exons ATGAACCCTCTCGCCCTCACCTGTCTCTTGTGCTTCG TCTGCAGTGCTCTGGGTGCTCAGGGGTCAGAGGCCACATTCTCCAGTGAACTAGCTGGAGTAACAGGGGGTCCAGCCTCTGGGGAGGGGCTCCAGAGTTTGCAGAGCGACGATGAAGAGCTGGAAATAGACGAGGAACTTTCAGGAGGAGACAACGAAAATGTCAGCCTCCATG AGTTGCATCCCAACAAagatgagaagaagaaaaagaagggcaAAGGCAAGAAGAGGAACAGGCAAAAGGCCAAGAGCACAACTCCTTTAAACCCCGAGCACACGTTCTTCACCAACGGATACACGTCGACTTACAGCACCACAGAGGATCCCTGCACCTCCACCCACCTGGGCTACTGCATTCACGGTTACTGCAAGTACATAGAGGGCCTGCAGGAGccagtgtgtat ATGTATGAAGGGTTACGACGGGGAGCGCTGTGGGATCCAAACTCTGGAGACAAGTAAAACCCAGCCCGATAATAGCAACATTTCGGAGTTGGTGCAAACGGTGTTAGTGATCATTGCTGTGGTCCTGTCAGTCATCAGCTGCACCGCCATCCTGCTCATGACCTGTGCTCA TTATAGGTCGCATAAAAACTTCCTGGCGTCCTATCTGGGAACTGGGACAGAGCTTGAGAAGCTACAGAAACCAATTGGTGATGTTGTAGTGTGA
- the LOC123960575 gene encoding proepiregulin-like, which yields MLLWPYVLTKSVSSQLQTADSAALSTGQVEGHPHVSKRSTQNCESTFDDYCLNNGQCMLLVDIDEHHCKCEKGFYGHRCSQTELVVQPMVEKQIIVTVFCVSLLIIGLAGALYFFCKWYKKNRFPRQQKLQGYKGVQTA from the exons ATGCTGCTCTGGCCATATGTGCTCACCAAAAGTGTCTCATCCCAACTGCAAACTGCAGACAGTGCCGCTCTATCTACAG GGCAGGTAGAAGGGCACCCTCATGTGTCGAAGCGGTCGACACAGAACTGTGAAAGCACATTTGACGATTACTGCCTGAACAACGGCCAGTGCATGCTGCTGGTGGACATCGATGAACACCACtgcaa gtgtgagAAGGGTTTCTACGGCCACAGGTGTAGCCAAACAGAACTTGTCGTTCAGCCAATGGTAGAAAAGCAGATAATTGtcactgttttctgtgtgagtCTGCTGATTATAGGTCTGGCTGGAGCTCTGTACTTCTTCTGCAAATG gtataaaaaaaacagattccCACGTCAGCAGAAGCTGCAAGGTTACAAAGGAGTACAGACTGCTTAG